Proteins encoded by one window of Antechinus flavipes isolate AdamAnt ecotype Samford, QLD, Australia chromosome 4, AdamAnt_v2, whole genome shotgun sequence:
- the SRSF11 gene encoding serine/arginine-rich splicing factor 11 isoform X2: protein MSTPTVVPSATGPGPGPSGGGGPGGGGGVPGGGSGGGTEVIQVTNVSPSASSEQMRTLFGFLGKIDELRLFPPDDSPLPVSSRVCFVKFHDPDSAVVAQHLTNTVFVDRALIVVPYAEGVIPDETKALSLLAPANAVAGLLPGGGLLPTPNPLTQIGAVPLAALGAPALDPALAALGLPGANLNSQSLAADQLLKLMSTVDPKLNHVAAGLVSPSLKSDTSSKEIEEAMKRVREAQSLISAAIEPDKKEEKRRHSRSRSRSRRRRTPSSSRHRRSRSRSRRRSHSKSRSRRRSKSPRRRRSHSRERGRRSRSTSKTRDKKKEEKEKKRSKTPPKSYSTARRSRSTSRERRRRRSRSGTRSPKKPRSPKRKLSRSPSPRRHKKEKKKDKDKERRDERERSTSKKKKSKDKEKERERKSESDKDVKVTRDYDEEEQGYDSEKDKKEEKKAPEGGSPKPKESSVEKGSGDSLRESKVNGDDHHEEDMDMSD from the exons ATGAGCACGCCCACCGTCGTCCCCAGCGCCACGGGCCCGGGCCCGGGTCCGAGCGGCGGCGGTGGcccgggcggcggcggcggcgtgCCCGggggcggcagcggcggcggcaccGAGGTCATCCAGGTGACGAACGTGTCCCCGAGCGCTAGCTCGGAGCAGATGCGGACCCTCTTCGGCTTCCTGGGCAAGATAGACGAGCTGCGCCTCTTCCCGCCCGA tgactcGCCTTTGCCAGTCTCCTCACGTGTCTGTTTTGTAAAGTTCCATGATCCAGACTCAGCAGTTGTGGCACAGCATCTGACAAACACTGTATTCGTTGACAGAGCTTTGATAGTCGTACCCTATGCAGAAG GAGTTATTCCTGATGAGACTAAGGCTTTGTCTCTGTTGGCACCAGCTAATGCAGTGGCAGGTCTTCTGCCTGGTGGTGGACTTCTGCCTACTCCAAACCCCCTTACCCAG ATTGGTGCTGTTCCTCTGGCGGCTTTGGGGGCCCCTGCTCTGGACCCCGCCCTTGCTGCTCTCGGGCTTCCTGGGGCAAACTTGAACTCTCAG TCTCTTGCTGCAGATCAGTTACTGAAGCTAATGAGTACCGTGGATCCCAA ATTGAACCATGTAGCTGCAGGCCTTGTCTCCCCAAGTCTGAAATCTGACACCTCGAGTAAAGAAATTGAGGAGGCCATGAAAAGAGTGAGAGAAGCGCAGTCTCTGATCTCTGCCGCCATCGAGCCAG ataagaaagaagaaaaacgaAGACACTCGAGATCCAGGTCACGTTCCAGGAGGAGGAGAACTCCTTCATCTTCCAGGCATAG ACGGTCAAGAAGCAGATCCAGAAGGAGATCACATTCTAAGTCAAGAAGTAGACGACGATCCAAAAGTCCACGACGGAGGAGATCTCATTCTAGAGAGCGAGGCCGAAGATCCAGGAGCACGTCAAAGACCAG agacaaaaagaaagaagaaaaagaaaaaaagcgtTCAAAAACACCCCCCAAGAGCTACAGCACGGCACGGCGGTCACGGAGCACGAGCCG GGAGAGGCGGCGTCGGAGGAGCCGAAGCGGGACGCGGTCCCCCAAGAAGCCTCGCTCTCCCAAGAGGAAGCTTTCGCGGTCGCCCTCACCCCGGAG acataaaaaggaaaagaaaaaagacaaggacAAAGAGCGGCGCGATGAGCGCGAGCGCTCCACCAGCAAGAAGAAGAAGAGCAAAGACAAGGAGAAGGAACGGGAGAGGAAATCTGAGAGTGACAAGGATGTCAAA GTGACAAGAGATTACGATGAGGAGGAGCAGGGCTACGACAGTGAGAAGgacaagaaggaggagaagaaggctCCCGAGGGGGGCTCCCCCAAGCCCAAGGAATCCTCGGTGGAGAAGGGCAGCGGGGACTCCCTACGTGAGTCCAAAGTGAACGGCGACGACCACCACGAGGAGGACATGGACATGAGTGAC
- the SRSF11 gene encoding serine/arginine-rich splicing factor 11 isoform X1 → MSTPTVVPSATGPGPGPSGGGGPGGGGGVPGGGSGGGTEVIQVTNVSPSASSEQMRTLFGFLGKIDELRLFPPDDSPLPVSSRVCFVKFHDPDSAVVAQHLTNTVFVDRALIVVPYAEGVIPDETKALSLLAPANAVAGLLPGGGLLPTPNPLTQIGAVPLAALGAPALDPALAALGLPGANLNSQSLAADQLLKLMSTVDPKLNHVAAGLVSPSLKSDTSSKEIEEAMKRVREAQSLISAAIEPDKKEEKRRHSRSRSRSRRRRTPSSSRHRRSRSRSRRRSHSKSRSRRRSKSPRRRRSHSRERGRRSRSTSKTRDKKKEEKEKKRSKTPPKSYSTARRSRSTSRERRRRRSRSGTRSPKKPRSPKRKLSRSPSPRRHKKEKKKDKDKERRDERERSTSKKKKSKDKEKERERKSESDKDVKQVTRDYDEEEQGYDSEKDKKEEKKAPEGGSPKPKESSVEKGSGDSLRESKVNGDDHHEEDMDMSD, encoded by the exons ATGAGCACGCCCACCGTCGTCCCCAGCGCCACGGGCCCGGGCCCGGGTCCGAGCGGCGGCGGTGGcccgggcggcggcggcggcgtgCCCGggggcggcagcggcggcggcaccGAGGTCATCCAGGTGACGAACGTGTCCCCGAGCGCTAGCTCGGAGCAGATGCGGACCCTCTTCGGCTTCCTGGGCAAGATAGACGAGCTGCGCCTCTTCCCGCCCGA tgactcGCCTTTGCCAGTCTCCTCACGTGTCTGTTTTGTAAAGTTCCATGATCCAGACTCAGCAGTTGTGGCACAGCATCTGACAAACACTGTATTCGTTGACAGAGCTTTGATAGTCGTACCCTATGCAGAAG GAGTTATTCCTGATGAGACTAAGGCTTTGTCTCTGTTGGCACCAGCTAATGCAGTGGCAGGTCTTCTGCCTGGTGGTGGACTTCTGCCTACTCCAAACCCCCTTACCCAG ATTGGTGCTGTTCCTCTGGCGGCTTTGGGGGCCCCTGCTCTGGACCCCGCCCTTGCTGCTCTCGGGCTTCCTGGGGCAAACTTGAACTCTCAG TCTCTTGCTGCAGATCAGTTACTGAAGCTAATGAGTACCGTGGATCCCAA ATTGAACCATGTAGCTGCAGGCCTTGTCTCCCCAAGTCTGAAATCTGACACCTCGAGTAAAGAAATTGAGGAGGCCATGAAAAGAGTGAGAGAAGCGCAGTCTCTGATCTCTGCCGCCATCGAGCCAG ataagaaagaagaaaaacgaAGACACTCGAGATCCAGGTCACGTTCCAGGAGGAGGAGAACTCCTTCATCTTCCAGGCATAG ACGGTCAAGAAGCAGATCCAGAAGGAGATCACATTCTAAGTCAAGAAGTAGACGACGATCCAAAAGTCCACGACGGAGGAGATCTCATTCTAGAGAGCGAGGCCGAAGATCCAGGAGCACGTCAAAGACCAG agacaaaaagaaagaagaaaaagaaaaaaagcgtTCAAAAACACCCCCCAAGAGCTACAGCACGGCACGGCGGTCACGGAGCACGAGCCG GGAGAGGCGGCGTCGGAGGAGCCGAAGCGGGACGCGGTCCCCCAAGAAGCCTCGCTCTCCCAAGAGGAAGCTTTCGCGGTCGCCCTCACCCCGGAG acataaaaaggaaaagaaaaaagacaaggacAAAGAGCGGCGCGATGAGCGCGAGCGCTCCACCAGCAAGAAGAAGAAGAGCAAAGACAAGGAGAAGGAACGGGAGAGGAAATCTGAGAGTGACAAGGATGTCAAA CAGGTGACAAGAGATTACGATGAGGAGGAGCAGGGCTACGACAGTGAGAAGgacaagaaggaggagaagaaggctCCCGAGGGGGGCTCCCCCAAGCCCAAGGAATCCTCGGTGGAGAAGGGCAGCGGGGACTCCCTACGTGAGTCCAAAGTGAACGGCGACGACCACCACGAGGAGGACATGGACATGAGTGAC